The genomic region GATGTCTGTCAGTGACACTTCAGGTATTTCTTGGGGTGCTCCTTTGCTAGCTGGTCAATCTGAGGTCCATAGATGCAGCTGGCACACCAGGAGAACCACGCAATGATGGAGACAATGGTAGACTGGAGGAGAAACATCACTCCATAGGTAGACCCTATGGTAGGTCCAGGTAGGCGGGATAGGGTGGCAGGGGGCAGCAGCAGAGTCGAGCTAAGCAGGATTGCCCTCACCTCGGTCTTGATCATGTGAAGCTCATCAAGGATGGACAGAAATGTGCAGCAGTGGAACCACTGATGGCTGTGTCCCCAGATGTCAAAGCGACCCGGGGCTAGCCGCTCGGGGAGTTTGCTGATGTTGAAGACAGCTGAAACTAGCAGCCACAAGCAGTGACGATAGAAGAAGGTGGACATGGCGGTGGAAGCAGTGAAGGAGGACGAGGTGGTGGAATAAGGCGATGTGGTGAGGAGGCGGTAGAAGACTGGTGTGGAAGAGATGAGGAACgggaggaggaaaacaaggGTTCGTATGATGTATCGATGCTGCCTCCACTGTTGGCGAGTATTGCAGCAAGACAAGACACAAATGATTGCTACAACACATGCGCTTGGGATGTAGAAGGTCTCAAAGAACATGTTGAACTCTGGGATTGCATAGGATGACATGGGAGCTGGTGCAGCCTCATGTTTCAAGTCCATAAGGGACCCATTGTGTTCTCCTGTCACAGCTATCCCTGCCCGAGGGTGGATGTAGTAGTAGTACGCCAATGATGAGCCAACTGTGTAGGCGCTAATAGTGCCATAATCCACAAAGAAGCAGACTTCTCTTACTACCAGAGACATCGAATTGAGCAGGTGGGCCATGCTGCTAGCCATTAGAAGACAGAACACTCCAATGAAGTAATTCCACAATGGATAGAAAAATGGGGCATCACTATGTGGTGCACCTTCCCAACCAAAAACTTCCACAAAGTAgtataaaaagatgaaaactggGAGGAAGTGTGTCCAGAAGTTGCCTGTTTCATTGGTAGGCCTGAAGGCTGAGAGTAAGCAGTCCCTTAGGGTATAGTTTGGGAAGCGGTAGCCAGTCAAGATGAAGTTTTCTGTCACCCGAGGTGGTACATCTGTATGCCTCAGAAGAGGTAATGGCTGACCACAGTTCAGAAGCATCATGGAATGGGATTATGTCGCTGACAGCCGAGAAATGTCTATTTGGACAAGATGTTTTTCAGCTTCCCTTTATATTGCTTGGCTGTTTACTTTATTGCTGACCACAGCATAATTAGTAATCACTAAGATACAATCAGTTGCTTAACAGTGGATAAGGCATGAAGAGGTGGATCTTTGACCCCATGTCCTCGCGAGCTGTAGGGCAATCCAAAGAGCAGCACAGGTGTGTAGTCCAGCGGTATACTGAGAGACGCAGCCAGGGAGCGTGCAGTACCCAGAGGCCACCTGCTTGgttaatgtttctttttggtTTCCTCTTTGACCCCAGAGAGCTAGAAAAGGTGAGCAAAACATCCAGCAAGGCAGCGTGCACTGCTTCTCATGCTTCTGGTCTTGTTCCCTTACTTTGCATAGGACATGATGTGTATGGATAATCCTGTTATGCATAGTTCTGCAGCAGCAAATATAATGAAGGTCACTTGTTACTGTGGTACAAGGTTGAACAGCACGTCAGTCACTGCTTCAAGGGTCCTCGCAGCAGAGATGTCCTGGAGGTGGTATGTAGGTCATGCTGGCCCCGAGTACTATATCAGGCTACAGCAGGCTTCCATTGCTCAGGTTGTTCCTGCTCCTTCAGTCTGTTTCCACGTCCCGACTCTTAATCCATCCAGCTCCATTCCGTTGCAACGCAGGAcgctgcagagaggaagaccCCCCGGAGCCGGAGCCGGAGCCGGTGTTCTGCCCTAACGCAAGGTCACGATTAAAAACGCCATAATATCACCAGCAACTCCTACAAACATTCTCCCGAGCGGAGGCTGGAGCACTGCCGAAAGTGTCGAGCCCTGTGAGGCTGAAGCCAGCCGGCATTTGAGCGGAACACTGAGAGACAGGAGGCAGCTTGACAGGTACCAGCGGTGGTCAAGTGAGCGACAACAGCCAGGGGTTCCGCCTGGgcgtttcaaaataaaacccagagGCCGTGATGTAACACTACTGATCAGTGCTGCTGAGCTGACCCAGGGGGCCTGCAAGAGACAAGGCAAGGCTCTTTAAAGGCTGTCTTAATTATGGCTAAATATAGAATATTCAGTGGAAGAAAGAGGGATAGCACTTGCACATACAAATGGGAACACGATGAGGTGATAGTTATATGAAGAAGATGTAATGCAGTGCTCTGTGAGTGTCATTCAGGGAGCCCCAGAGTGCAGAATTAGAAAAATAATGTaccctgtgtttttgttgcattttcacATTGACCTCCTCTCTTTGATTTCATCTGATAgcttttatagttttataattattattacttaagTTAAATATTCTTTAATTAATGAAGTGATGTGAGTTATTTCATGGTGTTAGTATGTTGTagtaatgtttctttttctggcaTTCTGAAATGTGACTCTGTAAACATGGTAATACTGACATAATACATATTgaataacagttttattttgaaggtcacCTCACTTGGCTTCCGTCCCCGTTCTGCATCGCTGCCTCTCTTGATGCGGTTCAGAGCTCTAAGCCTTCCTCActatgtatttttcatttcGTTTATTTTGCATCGACAGTTTGACATTCGGGAGAACAGATCGGACCAGAACAGATGAAAGCTAAATTGCAGCAGATAAAGTGTGCCGAGCCGGGCCGCGCCGTGTTAACGGTGTTCCCGTTATCTGCTTGAAATGCACAGTCCGTCCTGTTGAGTAATCCTGTTAGAGCAGCACTGTGCCCCCCACCCCAGCCCCCCTCTGGGCCTCTGAATATCTTAATCTTTTACAAGGTGCCCTGCCCTCTGCTGCTCCACAGACCAACACTGATCTATAGGCCTGTGTTATAATTCATATTGTCAATACAAAGTCCTAGAGTCCATGTATAAAGtgctactgtatgtacatgtgttaCCTACAGCACTGACAATAGCCAGTATTCATTTATAAGCCAGTTGTCTTCAATTCAATCATTAAATTCATGTTAAATTCAGAAACGTCTCACGTATCGTCGAGTGCGTCAGTCGACCAGGCCCACAGACAGATCCATCTTCCCATTCACCCTCCAGCAGGGCCTGTTGTGGCCAGATGTCAGGAAGTCTTTGAACCAGCTCTTTTGACAGGatggggtggaggaggtggggtggTGGAGTGGCCATTTCCCAATCCCCCTGAGGAATCAGgccggaaaaaaaaaaagatacacaTAAACGTCTCTGCAGACATCTGTGTAGAGGGGGGTGTCATGGGTAATTGGGAGCATGATGTGCACATGTCCCCAAGCTCAACAGTGCATGTCAAGCAAGCTGATTGGCTGAGATTGTTTGGCAAAAGGTAAGACATTTAATGTCAATTTATAATTTCAGATGTAAACATGTCGTTGACATGGAGAAGTCTGCTGTTTGCTGAAGGCCACACTTCACTACACAGCAGATGGGGAGAGAGCTACAGCGCCTCTTTTAATTAGTGACTGACAGGCAGAAATGACTTCATGGATGTGGAGCCACACCTGTAGCTAGTTATACTGATCTAATGGACATAAATAGCTGGGGACATCCGTATTACACGACCAGAGGAAGAGCTGAACTGAAACATTATATTCAGTAGAACAGTGTTAGGATCTTTATTACATTGGAAGGATTCATGACACATAATACTCTCTAAGACACCATTAGTGACACTATTCACTCAGTTGAGGATATGATCTTCTTTCTGGGAGCTGGGAGAACTCTTGGCTCCCTGCGGTCTGGGCACTTTTCAAAGTTGGTCCTTCAGCACTTTGACCTACTAACACCATTGTGAAAAGCTCTTActttaaaacagagaaaccCGAGCTAGTCTACGTGTATCAGCAAGAGAAAGACTTGCTGCAGCTTCAACAAATATGCAGCAAGTCACTCGCTTGACAGATCATGTTGCTgcctttaaatatttacatcCTGCAGCCATAAAAAGATAAGTGAACGTGttctcacttgtttttttttgtttttgcttttttttatttaaacacagtggaacattttcttttagtcatttttgCCCGTTTGTGTCTGCAGTGCAGGCCAGCTGCCCTCCTCTCCTTGAAGGTCAGGTGAGGTGACTCAAAGAGAGCTTGTGTGTGATCCCTGGAGCTAATAACAGGCAGTGGGTGCTGGATGTTGGCTAAGGGCTTGTACAGGAGGCGGAAGATGAAGCCGTTGGAATACCTAGGAGGCAGAGGCAGAATAAAGTAGAAGGATGgagttaaattattaaagtgtAACAGAACAGGGCAACACAAATGATGAAGTGAGAATCTGTCAAAACACTTCCTAACTGAGAGCAGTGACGCCCCACAGTAACAGGCAGCATTGTCAGAACTTGTCCAAGTAAACAGGAACTGTTCCTGTTGATGTGTCAGTTTATATGGGGCAGACATTTCTTAAGTGCTCAAATGTATTTGATATTGGCATTAATCCTCTTGAACGGATGAACTGATCAGCTTTTATTGGTCAAAAGTTAGGGTCACCATGAACATCACATCTATTCAGTTCCTGCGAAGGTGACATTATAGAAACACCTTGAGAGGATTTCTTGAAAAAGGTGACTCTgactcttagttatgctgctatagattagtctgaTTAGTGTGCTGGGGGACCTCCACAGATACAACTACCTATACTTCAAATAAAAGgtgacatattttaaattgtgtatttGATCAATACgcaaacacctggaaataaaagctgaaatgttgatcttttgtctcatattcatcttttgatgtcaaacccaaatgatTTTAGtctacaacaaaaataaaggaactggcttCACTTTTCCATGCAGGTAAACAGTGGAGTTAGCAGCAGGAAATACCCAATCACAGCAATTGTAGCATAGAGGCAAAGTTTCCCAGagtgcatttatatttaaaacatcagAGGTATACAGTACATGGCAACAGAGAGCAGGTTGGTTGCTCCTCCTATTACCATACAGGGCTGAGGAAGTTCATGGTGGTTTTTAACATGCAGCAGAGGCCTACTGTGTGACCATGGCAACCACTGAAACTACAGAGAGCAAAATGATACAGGAGCTGCTTTTACAAGCAGTGAGCTGAATGACACTGCTGACACTATTTTTATGCCAGCAAATGGTGCAGGAGCATCAGTTTTACAGTCTGGTTATCTGGTCGAGCCAAAAAATTAAGATACCACTGTAGTCGGTATCACATACTGCATAGCTGTTTCCACAATTATAAGCTGGAGTTCACAGATGATAAGTGTTATAGGTGAAAAGTAGCAGTCTGTGGTGTAGGCTGATAGGATTGGAATGCTATGAGTGACAGCAGTCACTCATTGTCTAAAAACACCTTTTACCTCCAGTCACTTTACAGGTCAGAGCAATATTTACTGCAACAAACCTCGTTGGTGCTGTGCTAAACAACACCACATTATCTAATTTGAATATTTGGTGCGCCACTGCTCCACCAGAGCAATATGGACATTTACACAGtcttcacaacacacacacacacaaacggtGAGGTGCGCCCAAAAGATGAATTCAGCTTCAGCTTTATATCACTTATTGATATAATTAGGTTCAGATATCCTAAAGTTAAAAATCATATAGCTGCACTCAGGTTTTTGCAGCTCCTAAGGCAGAACAAGTGCTCGTGTTCAAATATGCAGCTTTAACATACAGGTTAAGTGAAACTCAAGCAGTTCATAAGCTAATTGCTTCAAACATAATGTTCATGTTAAACCAGTGGTACCATGAGACTCAGACTCTGTGATGCTCTTGCTCTGTCTGCTATGCTAAACCCTGAAAGTGGTATTACAGTTCAAAACCTGCTCACCGTGGCAGCTTATTGTCTCCTCCGTTAATACGCAGAGGGCAGTGGAATGGGTTGATGGTTGGGGGGGAGACAGCGCCTCCTGTGGCCTTGTTCATCACCTCCTGACTGCTCTCACATCTGAGCTCACTGATCTCACAGAAGAAGGCCGGAACCCTCAGAGCCTGAGGAGGCAGTCAGAGTTACAACAATGTGTGTTCTGGTCATCCTATTAAGCCTCCCGGAAGGTGAAAGTAACCAGAACAGTGCTGATGTAGATAAAGAGGGCCTTAAAACAGAGACTCTGATGTTAGAAATAAGACATTACTGGAACTGTTTATTTAGGGGAATAATGTCACTTCCTGCTCATGCATTAATGAGCTGTCAGTCTATGCTTAGCCTAAATTAGAATAAAGTCTGAAAAGTTACTGGTCAACATCAGTGACTCAGTGTCTAAAATCCCTCCCTCTTTACTGTAGTGCAAAACACAAGTGGACTCTGAATGTTGGGTGTGTAAACATGTTCATTATATAGTGCACTCAAAGCAGTGGAACAAAAGAAGCTGTGTACATGACATGTACCATACTAACATGTGCATCCCGCCTTTCACCtagtgacagctgggatcagctccagcacACCTGTGACCTTTAACAGGATCAGCAGTTTAGATAGTGGATGAATTGTTATGGTTGTGTGTAATCATTTATCGTAATTTGTCACCTGTATAACTTCTACTGCTCATATAAAAAGATAAGTCTAAATACAGGTAGAATTAATATGacactactattactactactactttgtTTTACTACTGCTGGTGGAGAGTATATTTGGTATGCAAACTACTGATGAGTTGTCATACTGGTTTCCCCCTAATTCAAAAGCAAGTTGGTTGTTTCCATGTGTAAACATCAGATTTTATAAATAACCTAGTAACTGATTAAATTTGAACACTGggatattttatttgttgataCCAGTCACATTTTGTGTGTATGGTTTTTTAATCCCagttaacaaaaaaacatttccagatAGTGACAGTAGACTGCTAAAACAAGTCAGGGTGCAGTTACTCTTTAAGTGAACAATTCAATGCTTGAATCCTTCTTTTACTACTGCGTGTAAGTCATGTGGGTGCAATCAGGTGTGTCAGCAGTTGTAGCATAAAAAGAATGTGGTCATTGCACAGGAAATGCATGTATTTTTTACCTGAAGTTTGGGAAGAGTGCCGAACCAAGAGTCATTGAGCAGGAAAGCAGGCTTGAAacctgtgaaacacacacacgcactgtgGGGATCATAAAACTCTGGTTGGCTGCCTGTCGATGGAAAGGATGCTTTGGCTTCCTTCCCACCATTCAACAGCTAACAATACACttcacacatgcatacacagatttaacacaaacacaaaacaagacttTAGTAAACATTATGTCCTTTGAAAGATATGACAAACACCTGACTCACCTATGACTAGGTCAGGCTCAGGCTCAGGCTCCTGCAGTTTGTGGTAGAAGTTGCGATACACTCGGACTGTAATGCTCCTCCTGTCAGCTTTCTGAAGTGGCATCTGGCTGAGGTCGGTAACAGTCACTCGGCCATTCTGAAGGAACAGTCTTATTAGCTTACTGAAAGGCTTACTGGTTGGGTCTGACAGTCTTAAGATACTTATGGTTTCTGGAACCACATAATCACAAATGTCTGCAAAGGTCCATGTAATATAAATAGTGTCATCTACTTGTGGCCAGGATCTGCATTCACCTCAGAATTGTGtcagataatttttttttcttttacactgaaGGCGTTTGACATTTTTAGGTTTTGTTGCAATGAACAagcctgtgactcactgacatcacGATGTCTTTCCatgcttttactgcagcctccaTCAGTTGTATGTTTACTTTTCTTCTCCTTAGCAGGAA from Anabas testudineus chromosome 18, fAnaTes1.2, whole genome shotgun sequence harbors:
- the paqr9 gene encoding membrane progestin receptor epsilon; translated protein: MMLLNCGQPLPLLRHTDVPPRVTENFILTGYRFPNYTLRDCLLSAFRPTNETGNFWTHFLPVFIFLYYFVEVFGWEGAPHSDAPFFYPLWNYFIGVFCLLMASSMAHLLNSMSLVVREVCFFVDYGTISAYTVGSSLAYYYYIHPRAGIAVTGEHNGSLMDLKHEAAPAPMSSYAIPEFNMFFETFYIPSACVVAIICVLSCCNTRQQWRQHRYIIRTLVFLLPFLISSTPVFYRLLTTSPYSTTSSSFTASTAMSTFFYRHCLWLLVSAVFNISKLPERLAPGRFDIWGHSHQWFHCCTFLSILDELHMIKTEVRAILLSSTLLLPPATLSRLPGPTIGSTYGVMFLLQSTIVSIIAWFSWCASCIYGPQIDQLAKEHPKKYLKCH